From Pseudarthrobacter equi, a single genomic window includes:
- a CDS encoding MmcQ/YjbR family DNA-binding protein: MDPALLRKICLSFPGAFEDYPFGPEIAVFKVRAHVAGGARHEAKLFALSSMDPGDFYVNLKCDPSLAVQLRAAHAAIDGAWHMNKTHWNGVRLDGSLPEDMVRDMVEDSYDLVVAGLSRKQQEQLGWARLGRSGE, encoded by the coding sequence ATGGACCCCGCCCTGCTGCGAAAAATCTGCCTCTCATTCCCCGGTGCCTTCGAGGACTACCCGTTCGGACCGGAGATTGCCGTCTTCAAGGTCCGTGCCCACGTAGCCGGAGGGGCCCGGCATGAGGCGAAGCTCTTCGCACTGTCCTCCATGGATCCCGGCGATTTCTACGTGAACCTCAAATGCGATCCCTCCTTGGCGGTTCAGTTGCGGGCCGCGCACGCCGCGATCGACGGGGCCTGGCACATGAACAAGACGCACTGGAATGGTGTCCGCCTGGACGGGTCCCTCCCGGAGGACATGGTGCGGGACATGGTGGAGGACTCCTATGACCTGGTGGTTGCCGGCCTGAGCCGCAAGCAGCAGGAACAGCTTGGCTGGGCACGCCTGGGACGTTCGGGTGAATGA
- a CDS encoding DUF1990 family protein: MNEARAARGSLNYPGVGSTRQGTTPAGYASVVEEVRLGSGLPLFRRVADGILGWELQRRAGLRVRAESPQARPGVRVVSGFGVGPFRLNAPCEVVWVREPSADGMPQAAGFGYGTLPGHPARGEESFEAVIDASGAVYLRIRAFSKPANWFYATGGLVTRAAQRYVTSRYIEGARTLAAEGTSQ; this comes from the coding sequence GTGAATGAGGCACGGGCGGCCCGCGGCAGCCTGAACTATCCGGGTGTTGGAAGTACAAGGCAGGGTACGACGCCGGCGGGGTACGCCAGCGTCGTGGAGGAGGTGCGCCTGGGGTCGGGGCTGCCGCTGTTCCGTCGCGTCGCGGACGGCATCCTTGGGTGGGAACTGCAGCGGCGCGCGGGCCTCCGTGTCCGGGCGGAGTCCCCACAGGCAAGGCCGGGCGTCCGCGTGGTCAGCGGCTTCGGCGTCGGCCCGTTCCGCCTGAACGCGCCGTGCGAGGTGGTTTGGGTCCGGGAACCGTCCGCGGACGGCATGCCACAGGCAGCAGGTTTTGGCTACGGGACGCTTCCGGGACACCCCGCCCGCGGCGAGGAATCCTTTGAGGCGGTCATCGACGCCTCGGGTGCGGTCTACCTCCGGATCCGTGCTTTCAGCAAGCCGGCCAACTGGTTCTACGCCACCGGCGGACTGGTCACCCGGGCGGCCCAGCGGTACGTTACTTCCCGGTACATTGAAGGGGCACGCACACTCGCCGCGGAAGGAACGTCCCAGTGA
- a CDS encoding putative quinol monooxygenase: MIFIVVKFKVKPEWSERWPELVADFTAATRQEPGNLWFDWSRSLDDPNEYVLVEAFKDDAAGDHVNSEHFKKAMADMPQALAETPRIISRQLEGDGWDRMGELTIG; encoded by the coding sequence GTGATTTTTATCGTCGTCAAGTTCAAGGTCAAGCCGGAATGGTCGGAGCGCTGGCCGGAGCTGGTGGCAGACTTCACCGCGGCAACCCGGCAGGAGCCCGGCAACCTCTGGTTCGACTGGTCACGAAGCCTGGACGACCCCAACGAGTACGTCCTTGTTGAAGCGTTCAAGGACGACGCCGCGGGCGACCACGTGAACAGCGAACACTTCAAGAAGGCCATGGCGGACATGCCGCAGGCCCTCGCCGAAACTCCCCGCATCATCAGCCGCCAGCTCGAGGGCGACGGCTGGGACCGCATGGGCGAGCTCACCATCGGCTAG
- a CDS encoding DUF503 domain-containing protein, giving the protein MWVGWIEFDILLGDVQSLKEKRSVIRPLLAELKRRFDVSVAEVGDHDQYRRTRVGAGLVAADRAHLVEVLDAVERFVAGRPEIELLSARRRDLHSED; this is encoded by the coding sequence ATGTGGGTCGGCTGGATCGAGTTCGACATCCTCCTGGGCGACGTCCAAAGCCTCAAGGAGAAACGGTCCGTTATCAGGCCGCTCCTTGCTGAACTAAAGCGTCGCTTCGACGTGTCCGTGGCCGAGGTGGGGGACCACGACCAGTACCGCCGCACCAGGGTGGGCGCCGGCCTGGTGGCAGCCGACCGCGCGCACCTCGTGGAGGTGCTCGACGCCGTCGAACGCTTCGTGGCGGGCCGCCCCGAAATCGAGCTGCTCAGCGCCCGCCGCCGGGACCTGCACAGCGAGGATTAA
- the purL gene encoding phosphoribosylformylglycinamidine synthase subunit PurL encodes MTTETTKKFNIDTVENAGKTPKTDLPWAELGLKRNEFDEIVKVLGRRPTGAELAMYSVMWSEHCSYKSSKNHLRQFGEKVTEEMKKDMLVGIGENAGVTNLGDGWAVTFKIESHNSPSFVEPYQGAATGIGGIVRDIISMGARPVAVMDPLRFGAIDHPDTARVMHGAVAGIGGYGNSLGLPNIGGEMVFDSVYQGNPLVNALAVGVMRHEDIRLANASGKGNKVVLFGARTGGDGIGGASVLASESFDDTKPSKRPAVQVGDPFAEKVLIECCLELFKGSLVEGIQDLGAAGISCATSELASNGDGGMQVELTSVLLRDPTLTPGEILMSESQERMMAVVTPENVEAFEAVMDKWAVEYSWLGEVTDTGRLIITWEGDVIVDVDPRTVAHDGPVYDRPFARPEWQDSVQADTFTGSVQDAGRPAAPAELAKAVTELVASPNMCSKSWITNQYDRYVGGNTSMAFPDDAGVVRVDEETGLGVALATDANGRYTYLDPYHGAQLALAEAYRNVATAGAIPMAVSDCLNFGSPEDPDVMWQLAEAIRGLSDACQVLGIPVTGGNVSLYNQTGTTPIHPSPVVAVLGKLDDVARRTPSGWREDGQAIYLLGTTAAELDGSEWANMRGHLGGQPPKVDLETERALGEILINASRDGMIDAAHDLSEGGLAAVLVESSLRYGVGARIALQDVMDRDGVDLFTALFSESQGRAVVGVPRSEEVRFTDMCTARGFAHTRIGVVDAASGALEINGVESLSLDALREAHEGTLPKYFG; translated from the coding sequence GTGACCACCGAAACCACCAAGAAGTTCAACATCGACACGGTGGAGAACGCCGGCAAGACTCCGAAGACGGACCTGCCGTGGGCCGAGCTTGGCCTGAAGCGGAACGAGTTCGACGAAATCGTCAAGGTCCTGGGCCGCCGCCCCACCGGCGCCGAACTGGCCATGTATTCCGTCATGTGGAGCGAGCACTGCTCCTACAAGTCCTCCAAGAACCACCTGCGCCAGTTCGGCGAAAAGGTCACCGAGGAAATGAAGAAGGACATGCTGGTGGGCATCGGCGAGAACGCCGGCGTCACCAACCTGGGGGACGGCTGGGCCGTGACCTTCAAGATCGAATCGCACAACTCGCCGTCGTTCGTTGAGCCTTACCAGGGCGCGGCAACCGGCATTGGCGGCATTGTCCGCGACATCATCTCCATGGGCGCACGCCCCGTTGCCGTCATGGACCCGCTGCGCTTCGGCGCCATCGACCACCCGGACACCGCCCGCGTCATGCACGGCGCCGTGGCGGGCATCGGCGGCTACGGCAACTCGCTGGGCCTGCCGAACATCGGCGGCGAGATGGTGTTCGACTCCGTCTACCAGGGCAACCCGCTGGTCAACGCCCTTGCCGTTGGCGTCATGCGCCACGAGGACATCCGGCTTGCCAACGCCTCGGGCAAGGGCAACAAGGTGGTCCTGTTCGGTGCACGCACCGGCGGCGACGGAATCGGCGGCGCTTCCGTGCTGGCTTCCGAATCCTTTGATGACACCAAGCCGTCCAAGCGCCCCGCCGTCCAGGTGGGCGACCCGTTCGCCGAAAAGGTGCTCATCGAGTGCTGCCTTGAGCTGTTCAAGGGCTCCCTGGTGGAGGGCATCCAGGACCTCGGCGCGGCAGGCATCTCCTGCGCCACGTCCGAGCTCGCCTCCAACGGCGACGGCGGCATGCAGGTTGAGCTGACCTCCGTCCTGCTGCGCGACCCCACGCTGACCCCGGGCGAGATCCTGATGTCCGAGTCCCAGGAACGCATGATGGCCGTTGTGACGCCGGAGAACGTGGAAGCGTTCGAGGCCGTCATGGACAAGTGGGCCGTGGAGTACTCCTGGCTGGGCGAGGTCACCGACACCGGCCGCCTGATCATCACCTGGGAAGGCGACGTGATTGTCGATGTCGATCCCCGCACCGTGGCGCACGACGGCCCGGTCTACGACCGCCCGTTTGCCCGCCCGGAGTGGCAGGATTCGGTCCAGGCAGACACCTTCACCGGCTCTGTTCAGGATGCCGGCCGCCCCGCTGCACCCGCCGAGCTGGCCAAGGCTGTGACGGAACTCGTGGCCTCGCCGAACATGTGCTCGAAGTCCTGGATCACCAACCAGTACGACCGGTACGTGGGCGGCAACACCTCCATGGCGTTCCCGGACGACGCCGGCGTGGTCCGCGTTGACGAGGAAACCGGCCTGGGTGTTGCCCTGGCCACCGACGCCAACGGCCGCTACACCTACCTCGATCCCTACCACGGTGCACAGCTGGCCCTGGCCGAGGCGTACCGGAACGTTGCCACCGCAGGTGCCATCCCCATGGCCGTCAGCGACTGCCTGAACTTCGGCTCCCCCGAGGACCCGGATGTCATGTGGCAGCTGGCCGAAGCGATCCGCGGCCTGTCCGACGCCTGCCAGGTGCTCGGCATCCCCGTCACCGGCGGCAACGTCTCGCTGTACAACCAGACGGGCACCACCCCCATCCACCCCTCCCCCGTGGTGGCGGTGCTGGGCAAGCTCGACGACGTTGCCCGCCGCACGCCGTCGGGCTGGCGTGAGGATGGCCAGGCGATCTACCTGCTGGGCACTACCGCTGCCGAGCTGGACGGCTCTGAGTGGGCCAACATGCGCGGCCACCTGGGCGGCCAGCCGCCGAAGGTGGACCTTGAGACCGAGCGCGCACTGGGTGAGATCCTGATCAACGCCTCCCGCGACGGCATGATCGACGCCGCACACGACCTCTCCGAGGGCGGCCTGGCCGCCGTGCTGGTGGAGTCCTCGCTGCGCTACGGCGTCGGCGCGCGGATTGCGCTGCAGGATGTCATGGACCGCGATGGCGTGGACCTGTTCACGGCACTGTTCTCCGAATCCCAGGGACGTGCCGTGGTGGGCGTTCCCCGCTCGGAGGAAGTGCGCTTCACGGACATGTGCACCGCCCGCGGCTTCGCGCACACCCGCATCGGCGTGGTGGACGCTGCCAGCGGCGCCCTGGAAATCAACGGCGTGGAGAGCCTGTCCCTCGACGCCCTCCGCGAAGCCCACGAAGGGACGCTGCCGAAGTACTTCGGCTGA
- the purQ gene encoding phosphoribosylformylglycinamidine synthase subunit PurQ, translating into MTELPLIGEAIAVAAEPRLAGARIGVVTFPGTLDDRDAARAVRLAGATAVELWHGDTELGDVDAVVIPGGFSYGDYLRAGAIARFAPLMSKIIDAANSDAKLPVLGICNGFQILTESHLLPGSMIKNDHLKFLCRDQILRVENSNTAWTLDYEAGQEITIPLKNQDGQYIADDKTLDALEAEGRVVFRYVGFNPNGSRRDIAGISNAAGNVVGLMPHPEHAVEPGFGPETALSGSAGVGGSDTDGLGFFTSVLTKIVGGDK; encoded by the coding sequence ATGACTGAACTTCCCCTGATCGGCGAGGCCATCGCCGTCGCGGCGGAGCCGCGCCTCGCCGGCGCCCGGATCGGCGTCGTTACCTTCCCCGGCACCCTTGATGACCGGGATGCCGCCCGCGCCGTGCGCCTGGCCGGTGCCACCGCCGTCGAACTCTGGCACGGCGACACCGAACTCGGTGACGTGGACGCCGTCGTCATCCCCGGCGGGTTCTCCTACGGTGACTACCTCCGTGCCGGCGCCATTGCCCGTTTCGCGCCGCTGATGTCCAAGATCATCGACGCCGCCAACAGTGACGCCAAGCTGCCTGTCCTGGGCATCTGCAACGGCTTCCAGATCCTCACGGAATCGCACCTGCTGCCGGGTTCGATGATCAAGAACGATCACCTGAAGTTCCTGTGCCGCGACCAGATCCTGCGCGTCGAGAACAGCAACACTGCCTGGACCCTGGACTACGAAGCGGGCCAGGAAATCACCATCCCTCTGAAGAACCAGGATGGCCAGTACATCGCGGACGACAAGACCCTGGACGCCCTCGAGGCCGAGGGCCGCGTCGTCTTCCGTTACGTGGGCTTCAACCCGAACGGTTCGCGCCGCGACATCGCCGGCATCTCCAATGCAGCCGGCAACGTGGTGGGCCTCATGCCGCACCCCGAGCACGCCGTGGAACCGGGCTTTGGCCCCGAGACTGCGTTGTCCGGCTCCGCCGGTGTCGGCGGGTCCGACACAGACGGACTCGGTTTCTTCACCTCCGTACTGACCAAGATTGTGGGAGGCGACAAGTGA
- the purS gene encoding phosphoribosylformylglycinamidine synthase subunit PurS: protein MPRIVVDVMPKPEILDPQGKAIVGALPRLGFTSFSSVRQGKRFELTVDGEVTEEILAQARDAAETLLSNPVIEDVVNVEVVEA, encoded by the coding sequence ATGCCCCGGATCGTTGTTGACGTCATGCCCAAGCCCGAGATTCTTGACCCCCAGGGAAAGGCGATCGTCGGCGCTCTTCCCCGCCTCGGCTTCACCAGCTTCAGCTCTGTCCGCCAGGGCAAGCGCTTCGAACTGACCGTGGACGGCGAGGTGACGGAGGAGATCCTGGCCCAGGCCCGCGACGCCGCCGAAACCCTCCTGTCCAACCCCGTGATCGAGGACGTCGTCAACGTCGAGGTCGTCGAGGCCTGA
- a CDS encoding S8 family serine peptidase: protein MSYSAISLYSVNRLVLSNYKTCNSLYQAGRFRPSNPDRPVHRERVHVKLTGKSPARGGGFRRAAAFSVGIPLLLGSVAAVPATAAPATGQVPSVQQKNLDPKDYQAGRYIVVLAEKPAATYAGGTGDLSATKPQSGKKLDAGRPEVQRYQQHLETQQREIAKDESVQIKRNFTAAINGFAADLSADQALKLAKDPKVLMVAPDTENAPDYSTTDFLQLSGPQGIWNTSFGGTENAGKGVVVGVIDSGYTPSSPFFAGTDVKPLAGNPEVGVPYRTADGKIAMLKSDGDTFVGECQKGEGTGAAFDGSACNSKVLSARYFADDFKKYVPEANRAPEEVLSPVDVGSHGTHTASTAAGNANVRANLGGRDMGITGGVAPAAKLSIYKVCWEDTDPNTGGCYSSASVAAINQAILDGVDVLNYSISGSTSTTTDPVALAFLSAASAGVFVSASAGNSGPTASTVNHGAPWLTTVAASSFSTELQGTVEFEDGSKYRGASLMANNVPASPLVLAASAAAAGAASPELCGPNTLDPAKVAGKIVVCDRGVVDRVAKSAEVKRTGGVGMILVNVTPSSEDVDQHAVPTVHVNPPATQQIKDKLAANPAIKAALVNKDTTGLPQEPQPQIAGFSSRGPLLATDSDLLKPDVAAPGVAVLAGVSPIGEAGAQFGMMSGTSMAAPHVAGFGALVLGKNPTWSPATVKSAMMTTATDVKNADGSRNTDVFATGAGQVSVAKVLDPGLVYDANETDYLKFIQGTGLDLGIPDLGTTAPRDMNVASFALGSLTGRPEVTRTVTALTPGLYRAQVNVPGVKVTVTPSILNFSAVGEKRTFKVKFENASAPTGQFAMGSLVWQGAGKNVASPVAVRPQSVVAPANAAFSSVGGTGQGKIPVVSGTNAPVSMTVDGLSKADSTAVELVPGPLALANNTSNAMKQVTVAAGSPLAKFSVFSSDENADFDLLVFTPDGKQLASQTVSASESVSVSNPKAGVYTMFANLYASPNGQPTKASLDAAVLGANMGNASVSPNPLRLANGTAGDVTLSWQNLEPGSYIGRVNYSGGATPTFVSVVVTPGAGAVVPDDEQTDPGKKDKKDKVKKEKKKKEFQDESGSSNLGI from the coding sequence ATGTCATATTCGGCTATCAGTCTGTACTCTGTGAACCGGCTGGTCTTATCGAATTACAAAACCTGTAATTCCCTGTACCAAGCCGGTCGTTTCCGGCCCTCTAATCCTGACAGGCCGGTTCATCGTGAAAGGGTGCACGTGAAATTAACAGGAAAGAGCCCTGCAAGGGGCGGCGGGTTCCGGAGGGCTGCAGCGTTCTCCGTGGGGATTCCGCTGCTTCTTGGTTCAGTGGCAGCCGTGCCAGCCACGGCAGCCCCCGCCACGGGGCAGGTTCCGTCGGTCCAGCAGAAGAACCTTGATCCCAAGGACTACCAAGCCGGCCGGTACATCGTGGTACTGGCGGAGAAGCCCGCAGCCACCTATGCAGGCGGCACCGGCGACCTGAGCGCTACGAAACCCCAGAGCGGAAAGAAGCTCGACGCCGGGCGGCCCGAGGTGCAGCGCTACCAGCAGCATCTCGAAACGCAACAGCGCGAGATCGCCAAGGACGAAAGCGTCCAGATCAAACGCAACTTCACCGCCGCCATCAATGGCTTCGCCGCGGATCTCTCCGCCGACCAGGCGCTGAAGCTGGCCAAGGATCCGAAGGTCCTCATGGTGGCGCCGGATACCGAGAACGCGCCGGACTACTCCACCACCGATTTCCTTCAGCTCTCCGGCCCGCAAGGCATCTGGAATACATCCTTCGGTGGCACGGAGAACGCCGGCAAGGGCGTTGTGGTGGGAGTCATCGACTCCGGCTACACCCCCTCCAGCCCTTTCTTCGCCGGAACCGACGTCAAGCCGCTGGCCGGAAACCCCGAGGTGGGCGTGCCCTACCGGACAGCAGACGGCAAGATCGCCATGTTGAAGTCCGACGGCGACACGTTCGTGGGCGAATGCCAAAAAGGCGAAGGCACCGGGGCAGCTTTCGACGGCAGTGCCTGCAACTCCAAGGTCCTCAGCGCCCGCTACTTCGCCGACGACTTCAAGAAGTACGTCCCGGAGGCCAACCGTGCCCCCGAGGAAGTGCTCTCTCCCGTTGACGTCGGAAGCCACGGCACCCACACCGCCAGCACCGCAGCCGGAAACGCGAACGTCAGGGCCAACCTTGGCGGCCGCGACATGGGCATCACAGGCGGCGTCGCTCCGGCGGCCAAACTCTCCATCTACAAGGTCTGCTGGGAAGACACCGACCCCAACACCGGCGGCTGCTACAGCTCCGCATCGGTGGCCGCCATCAACCAGGCGATCCTGGACGGCGTGGATGTCCTGAACTACTCCATTTCGGGCAGCACCTCCACCACCACGGACCCAGTTGCTTTGGCGTTCCTCTCCGCAGCCTCAGCCGGAGTCTTCGTTTCCGCCTCCGCAGGCAACAGCGGCCCCACGGCCAGCACCGTGAACCACGGCGCACCATGGCTCACCACTGTCGCTGCCTCGTCCTTCTCCACCGAGCTGCAGGGAACTGTTGAATTCGAGGACGGCAGCAAGTACCGCGGTGCCAGCCTGATGGCCAACAACGTCCCGGCCAGCCCGCTGGTCCTCGCAGCATCGGCTGCAGCAGCAGGAGCCGCAAGCCCCGAACTCTGCGGACCGAACACACTGGACCCCGCCAAGGTGGCCGGCAAAATCGTTGTCTGTGACAGGGGAGTTGTTGACCGCGTTGCCAAGAGTGCCGAGGTCAAGCGCACCGGCGGCGTCGGCATGATCCTCGTCAACGTCACCCCGTCCTCCGAGGACGTGGACCAGCACGCCGTACCCACTGTCCACGTGAATCCGCCGGCAACGCAGCAGATCAAGGACAAGCTGGCGGCCAACCCCGCCATCAAAGCCGCGCTGGTGAACAAAGACACCACCGGCCTGCCGCAGGAGCCCCAGCCGCAGATCGCCGGATTCTCCTCACGAGGCCCGCTGCTGGCCACCGACTCCGACCTGCTGAAGCCGGACGTCGCCGCTCCCGGCGTCGCCGTGCTGGCCGGTGTCTCTCCCATCGGTGAAGCCGGCGCCCAGTTCGGCATGATGTCCGGCACATCGATGGCCGCCCCGCACGTGGCAGGCTTCGGTGCGCTGGTCCTGGGCAAGAACCCCACCTGGTCTCCCGCCACGGTCAAGTCAGCCATGATGACCACCGCTACGGACGTCAAGAACGCGGACGGCAGCCGCAACACAGATGTCTTCGCCACCGGCGCAGGCCAGGTGTCCGTTGCCAAGGTCCTGGACCCGGGCCTGGTGTACGACGCCAACGAGACCGACTACCTGAAGTTCATCCAGGGAACCGGACTGGACCTGGGCATCCCGGATCTGGGAACCACCGCGCCGCGCGACATGAATGTGGCCTCGTTTGCGCTGGGCTCACTGACCGGCAGGCCTGAGGTCACCCGCACGGTGACCGCGCTGACCCCCGGCCTGTACCGCGCCCAGGTGAACGTGCCGGGCGTCAAGGTCACCGTGACCCCCTCGATCCTGAACTTCAGCGCGGTGGGCGAAAAGCGGACGTTCAAGGTCAAGTTCGAAAACGCCTCCGCCCCCACGGGCCAGTTCGCCATGGGCAGCCTGGTCTGGCAGGGTGCCGGCAAGAATGTCGCTTCACCGGTAGCGGTCCGTCCGCAGTCCGTAGTGGCGCCGGCGAATGCCGCCTTCAGCTCAGTGGGCGGGACCGGCCAGGGGAAGATTCCCGTGGTGTCCGGAACCAACGCACCGGTCAGCATGACGGTGGACGGCCTGTCCAAGGCGGATTCAACTGCCGTGGAACTGGTTCCCGGGCCGCTGGCCCTGGCGAACAACACCTCCAACGCCATGAAGCAGGTGACGGTGGCGGCGGGTTCGCCGCTGGCCAAGTTCTCCGTCTTCTCCTCGGACGAGAACGCTGACTTCGATCTCCTGGTGTTCACTCCGGATGGGAAGCAGTTGGCCTCCCAGACGGTGTCCGCCAGCGAATCGGTGTCCGTCAGCAATCCCAAGGCCGGCGTGTACACAATGTTCGCCAACCTCTACGCCAGCCCTAACGGCCAGCCCACCAAGGCATCATTGGATGCTGCGGTCCTGGGTGCCAACATGGGCAACGCCTCGGTCAGCCCGAACCCGCTTCGGCTGGCGAACGGTACTGCCGGTGACGTGACGTTGTCGTGGCAGAACCTTGAACCGGGCTCCTACATCGGCCGGGTCAACTATTCCGGGGGTGCCACTCCCACCTTTGTCTCGGTGGTGGTAACCCCGGGTGCCGGTGCCGTGGTCCCGGATGACGAGCAGACAGACCCGGGCAAGAAGGACAAGAAGGACAAGGTCAAGAAGGAAAAGAAGAAGAAGGAGTTCCAGGACGAATCGGGGAGCTCCAACCTGGGGATCTAG
- a CDS encoding serine protease inhibitor, which produces MENKAQPDPGSVHLVINLSETPDGPHHKFTLQASHGKVSPGSTVPDPQAALDAVLKHGPAIFFPEPGPPRLCTQQYGGPQQAVVTGTFQGRRVHTTLTLTDGCEISRWRALAPLLGGTAGAAGTT; this is translated from the coding sequence ATGGAGAACAAGGCGCAGCCTGACCCCGGATCCGTCCACCTGGTCATCAACCTCAGCGAAACGCCTGACGGCCCGCACCATAAATTCACCCTGCAGGCCAGCCACGGCAAGGTGTCCCCCGGCTCGACCGTACCGGACCCGCAGGCCGCCCTCGACGCTGTCCTGAAACACGGACCTGCGATCTTCTTCCCGGAACCCGGGCCGCCGCGCCTGTGTACCCAGCAGTATGGCGGGCCCCAGCAGGCCGTCGTCACGGGGACGTTCCAGGGCAGGCGTGTTCACACGACGCTGACCCTGACCGATGGTTGCGAGATTTCCCGGTGGCGGGCCCTTGCTCCACTGCTGGGCGGAACTGCCGGAGCCGCCGGTACTACCTAG
- a CDS encoding 3-methyladenine DNA glycosylase: MEQLKLLAANEWRAREEAHQLRVGRYADPYLERRSAGRKHPVEDFLFTYYTQKPGQLRRWHPGAGTVLAGSAGEARRGWKHYRVLDDGELAALGLPAGSTAVTFDRAAFLADRADAVAFAEIILRGTAARPAQFGCFGLHEWAMVYRQDKFDLRHEYLKLRLGSEGTDQVVEDNRIRCTHFDAFRFYTPDALPLNEHLPTRDSQRHMEQPGCLHANMDLYKWAYKLLPALPSELVMDCFELSWRIRAMDMQASPYDLAGWGYPPIRIETTDGKADYVARQRGFAQEAAILRGRLAASLAEATGETTRSAKGEVHGEQGAA; this comes from the coding sequence GTGGAGCAACTTAAGCTCCTTGCGGCCAACGAGTGGCGGGCGAGGGAAGAGGCCCACCAGCTGCGCGTCGGCCGCTACGCGGATCCCTATTTGGAGCGGAGGTCCGCCGGACGGAAACATCCGGTGGAGGACTTCCTCTTCACCTACTACACGCAAAAACCGGGTCAGCTTCGCCGCTGGCACCCGGGCGCCGGAACCGTCCTCGCGGGCAGCGCGGGCGAGGCCCGGCGCGGTTGGAAGCACTACCGGGTGCTCGACGACGGCGAACTGGCTGCGCTCGGCCTGCCTGCGGGAAGCACGGCGGTCACCTTCGACCGGGCCGCCTTCCTGGCCGACCGTGCGGACGCGGTGGCCTTCGCGGAGATCATCCTGCGCGGAACCGCGGCAAGGCCTGCCCAGTTCGGCTGCTTTGGCCTGCACGAATGGGCCATGGTGTACCGCCAGGACAAGTTCGATCTGCGCCACGAATACCTGAAACTGCGCCTGGGTTCGGAGGGAACCGACCAGGTGGTGGAGGATAACCGCATCCGCTGCACCCACTTTGATGCGTTCCGCTTCTATACTCCTGATGCGTTGCCGCTCAATGAGCACCTGCCTACCCGGGACTCCCAACGGCACATGGAACAGCCCGGCTGCCTGCATGCCAACATGGACCTCTACAAGTGGGCCTACAAGCTGCTTCCGGCACTTCCGAGCGAGCTGGTCATGGACTGCTTCGAGCTCTCCTGGCGGATCCGCGCCATGGATATGCAGGCCTCCCCCTACGACCTCGCCGGCTGGGGCTACCCGCCCATCCGGATTGAGACCACCGATGGAAAGGCCGACTACGTTGCCCGGCAGCGTGGCTTTGCCCAGGAAGCCGCAATACTCCGGGGCCGGCTGGCAGCGTCTTTGGCGGAGGCCACAGGCGAGACCACCAGGTCCGCGAAAGGAGAAGTCCATGGAGAACAAGGCGCAGCCTGA
- a CDS encoding SSI family serine proteinase inhibitor, which produces MRNVRLHLAALAVTAGLLSACTGGPDGGNPPSTSPAPSPTSSATSSATAPPSTATPSPDTETSVPAPPPASPSALPAGPGQGNAELAITVIPAEGQAAVNYTLVCEAGVPAGESSHPTADAACAALKRNSALLNPAPRTAQACTQQYGGPEKATVSGVVDGTAVEASFARTDGCEISAWDAAKDILGGAGGAT; this is translated from the coding sequence ATGCGTAACGTGCGGCTTCACCTAGCGGCCCTTGCCGTCACCGCGGGGCTGCTCTCCGCCTGCACCGGTGGCCCGGACGGCGGCAACCCGCCGTCCACGTCCCCGGCTCCGTCGCCAACCTCCTCCGCCACGTCTTCGGCAACCGCGCCCCCGTCAACAGCCACTCCGTCCCCGGACACCGAAACGTCAGTTCCGGCCCCGCCGCCCGCTTCCCCGTCCGCGCTGCCTGCCGGGCCTGGCCAGGGCAATGCCGAACTTGCCATCACTGTCATTCCGGCTGAAGGCCAAGCCGCAGTCAACTACACGCTGGTGTGCGAAGCCGGAGTGCCGGCAGGCGAAAGCAGCCACCCGACGGCCGACGCCGCCTGCGCCGCCCTCAAACGGAATTCGGCCCTGCTGAACCCGGCGCCCCGCACGGCCCAGGCCTGCACCCAGCAATATGGCGGACCGGAAAAGGCGACCGTGAGCGGAGTGGTTGACGGAACCGCCGTCGAAGCATCCTTCGCCCGCACGGACGGTTGCGAGATCAGCGCCTGGGACGCCGCGAAAGACATACTGGGAGGCGCCGGTGGAGCAACTTAA